The segment AAATGTTGGATGCAGGAATAATCGATAAAGGCGGTAAAATTAAAGCTCAAGGGAAGCGTATCCGCTCAACAGATACTGGAAAAGAATTTGTAGTTTGTTTTAAAGAAGAAACTGATTCAGGAGCCGACATTGTCATTAATGAAGCCGATATTGAAAACCTTAAACGCTCCAAAGGCGCGATATATTCTGCCACATCTGTTTTAGTTAAACATCTGGGATTGGATTTTTCTTTAATTCATAAATTCTATATTGCCGGGGGATTCGGTACTTATCTGGATATAGAGAAAGCAATCGGAATTGGATTATTACCGGACATAGAGCGGGATAAATTTGTTTTTATTGGCAACAGCTCTTTGGCCGGAGCGCGGCAGATACTTTTATCCGACCAGGCGATGGATATGGCGGATAAACTTGCATCAAAAATCACTTATTTTGAATTATCAGTTGAACCCGGTTATATGGAAGAATACGGGCAGGCTTTATTTTTTCCGCATACGGATTTAACTAAATTTCCTACGGTAAGATTTTAAATGGGCTATATTATTGCGATGGCTGGTAAAGGCGGTACTGGAAAAACCACGATTGCCGCTTTAATTATCCGTTTAATCAAAGATAAAAAGTTAGGTTCTATTTTGGCTATTGACGCTGATCCAAACAGTAATTTAGGTGAAGTCCTGGGGGTCAGTACCCCAGAAACCATCGGTAAAATACTTGATGAAATATGCAGCGACCCTGATAAAGTACCAGCCGGCATGCCCAAAGAACGTTTCATTCAACATCAAGTACAATCAGCTATTCAGGAAGAAGATGGTTTCGATCTGTTAACTATGGGAAAACCTGAAGGGCCAGGTTGTTATTGCTATGTGAATAATGTTTTACGGGGAATAATGACTAAATTGATCAAAGATTATGATTATATCATTATTGATAATGAAGCCGGCCTGGAACACTTATCCCGCAGGACCAGCCGTTTTGCCGATATGCTTATCGTTATCTCTGATTCCTCTATTGTCGGCCTTAAATCTGCCAAAAGGATTACTGATCTTGTAAAAGAATTGAAATTTGAAGTAAAAAATAGCTTACTTTTAATCAATCGATTTAAGAAAAACATTGATAATGAAAAGATTGAAGAAATAGGATTGGATTACCTGGGTAATTTACCGATGGATCAAGAGATTGAAGAGCTAAGCTTAGAAGGCAAATCAATCTTTGAATTAAATTCGAATGCGTTGGTATTTGCTGCATTTAATTTACTGGGGGAAAAAATATGGAAACACAACTAGTACTTGAAAAATGGCCAGGAGTAATCTCCACAATAGAAATTGGGGCTAAAAAAGAAGAAGGAGGGTCTCGTAACAGCACAGTAAAAATAGGAGGAGAATCCACCTTGCCTTTATTATTTAAAGAGGGCGCTCTACCCAATAAACCAAAAATTGCTTTTGAAATTTGGGATACACCTGCGCAAGATTGGCAGGAAGGGCTTCTATTAGCCTATGGACAAGAGATAAATAATCCTTTTGATTGGGCGGATAAATGCGTGAATGAATTTAACGCGGAATTACTTTATGTTAAAATGCAGGGAGCGCATCCTGATTTTGGAAATCGTGCTCCTGATGAATCAGCTAAATTTATCTCTAAATTATTAAGCAGAATTAAAATTCCTTTGATTATTACAGGATGCGGTGATAATACTCAGGATAATTTAATTTTACCCGCGGTTTCGGAAGCAGCTAAAGGCCAGCGTTGCCTTATCGGTAGTGCTCTACAAGATAATTATAAAACTTTAGTTGCCAGTGTATTAGCCGATGGCCATAGTATTATTGCCGAAAGCCCCATTGATATTAATATTGCCAAACAACTCAATATCTTAATCTCCGACATGGGACTAAACCTTGAACGCATTGTTATCGATCCGACTATCGGTGCCTTAGGATACGGACTTGAATATGCTTACTCTATTATGGAAAGAGCTCGGCTTGCTGCCTTGTCGGGAGACAAAACCTTAGCTTGCCCATTTATTTGTTTTGTCGGACAGGAAGCATGGAGGACCAAAGAAGCAAAAGTAAGCCTGGAACAGGGAATTATGTGGGAGGCAATTACTGCCTCAAGCCTTATTCAAGCAGGAGCCGATCTTTTGATTATGCGCCATCCTAAAGCAATTACAAAAGTAATCAATTTTATTGAAACATTATATCAGGAATAAATATGTTTATTATTGGTGAGCTTATTAATGGCATGTATCCAAAAATCGCCTCTGCCATTAAAGGGCATGATAAAAAAACAATACAGAAATATGCGCTTGATCAGATTAGTTGTGGAGCTTGTGCCCTTGATATAAACTGCGGGCCAGCCACAGATAATCCATTGGTTGATATGCGTTGGCTAATTGAAACAATCCAAGAAGTAACGGATAAACCACTTTGCCTGGATTCCAGTAATCCCGAAGTCATTAATGAAGGACTCAAAGCTGCTAGAAATAAAACTGTTATTAATTCTACTACTGCGGATTTGGAAAAATTGAATATACTTGTTCCGCTAGCCAAAGAACATAAAGCCCAACTAATCGGTATAACTATCAGTACAAAAGGTATTCCCCAAAATATGGAACAACGCGTAGAACTAGCGGCAAAAATTGTTACATATTGCCAGGAAAACGGTTTCCCAATTGAGGATCTCTATTTAGACCCAATACTTTTGCCGATTAATGTAGCTCAGGAGCAAATAAAAGGTATCTTGGAAGTGATCCGTGAATTTAAAACAATATCGCAACCAAGCCCAAAAATTGTTATAGGTTTAAGTAATATTTCCCAAGGTACGCATGCACATAGCTTAATTAACCGCACATTTTTAACGATGGCAGTTGCTTATGGTCTAAATTCTGCTATACTTAATCCTAAAGATAAAGAGCTGATGGATGCTTTAATTACTGCAGAGCTTATTTTGAATGAAAATATTTACTGCGATTCGTATTTAGA is part of the Candidatus Omnitrophota bacterium genome and harbors:
- a CDS encoding acetyl-CoA decarbonylase/synthase complex subunit delta, which produces METQLVLEKWPGVISTIEIGAKKEEGGSRNSTVKIGGESTLPLLFKEGALPNKPKIAFEIWDTPAQDWQEGLLLAYGQEINNPFDWADKCVNEFNAELLYVKMQGAHPDFGNRAPDESAKFISKLLSRIKIPLIITGCGDNTQDNLILPAVSEAAKGQRCLIGSALQDNYKTLVASVLADGHSIIAESPIDINIAKQLNILISDMGLNLERIVIDPTIGALGYGLEYAYSIMERARLAALSGDKTLACPFICFVGQEAWRTKEAKVSLEQGIMWEAITASSLIQAGADLLIMRHPKAITKVINFIETLYQE
- a CDS encoding AAA family ATPase produces the protein MGYIIAMAGKGGTGKTTIAALIIRLIKDKKLGSILAIDADPNSNLGEVLGVSTPETIGKILDEICSDPDKVPAGMPKERFIQHQVQSAIQEEDGFDLLTMGKPEGPGCYCYVNNVLRGIMTKLIKDYDYIIIDNEAGLEHLSRRTSRFADMLIVISDSSIVGLKSAKRITDLVKELKFEVKNSLLLINRFKKNIDNEKIEEIGLDYLGNLPMDQEIEELSLEGKSIFELNSNALVFAAFNLLGEKIWKHN
- a CDS encoding dihydropteroate synthase, which produces MFIIGELINGMYPKIASAIKGHDKKTIQKYALDQISCGACALDINCGPATDNPLVDMRWLIETIQEVTDKPLCLDSSNPEVINEGLKAARNKTVINSTTADLEKLNILVPLAKEHKAQLIGITISTKGIPQNMEQRVELAAKIVTYCQENGFPIEDLYLDPILLPINVAQEQIKGILEVIREFKTISQPSPKIVIGLSNISQGTHAHSLINRTFLTMAVAYGLNSAILNPKDKELMDALITAELILNENIYCDSYLEAYRKK